Below is a genomic region from Triticum dicoccoides isolate Atlit2015 ecotype Zavitan chromosome 5A, WEW_v2.0, whole genome shotgun sequence.
AAAGTCTGTTTTTTCAACCTGAAGAAACTATTTCATCCTGATTTTCTGAAGGTGCTACTCTCTTTTCACTAGGCACCCTATGCACCTGGAGGAAGGGAATACTACTACGGTGTATCTCTACACTGTAACCACGGAATACACGGGAGTGGGTACTAGTACGTCAAAAGAATCGAGACCTTGGAAATAGGAAGCAAATGAGAATGGGAGGCCATAAATACGTACGTACAACAGGGGCATCAGCGCCATTTTACATCAGCTGCTCCTGCTCGCGCGCGCTTTTCCatgaggctagtcatagtgggagtaacttaggtagtaacataacgCACTTCAAATATTTTTTGCTTATATGACACATAGTTAATAAGGAGAGAGGTATTtaaagtaacataatatgttactgtaacatagcgcttcccgagaAAGTATGAGTCTATAAGGTAATAAATGTAgtcatctatgacactactactccctatttccatctatatagggtctaatgcgtttttcaaggctaactttgaccaaatattagagctataatatatgacatgcaatttacacaaagcacaccgttaaattcgtgtgtgaaaggagctttcaatgatataattttcacattgtgcatgtcatgtactattaatcatgtcaatagtcaaaggcggtcttaaaaaatgcattaggccctatatagatggaaagaGGAAgtattatgttactttgcactatggaggtagtaacttagggcctgtttggttttaATAAGTCACCCgatttataagtcaggtgacttaaaactaatgacttataagtcacgtctgtttggttgtcacctgacttataagtcacctgacacaTCTTTCCACATCAATCAACATCATGCAGGTGGTGGGACCCACGCAAAAGGAGgtaacttataagttttaagttgggatgGAGCaatttatgacttataagttgggtaaCTTATACGTCAGGTTTGTTTGGCAAAATAAGTTACTTTTtttacttttcgacttataagttggtgacttatttggaaccaaacaggcccttagaCTAGTGTTATATGCGTGACACtactataagttactccccactgtgacCATCATGAAGGCAAGCCACGCACAGAGGAACGTGCGATTTTAATGCGGTCCGAATTAATTAAGCGCCTCACATGCAGCTGAACCTATCGAGCTCCTCAAGGCCTGAAAACGGCCCATCGCTCTCGGGGGCGTTGCCACATCGGGCGTGGCATCGCCCGCATACACCACGCCACCACAGTCTCAGTGCCACTATATATACATGCTGTCGCCGCCCGCGATACGTAGAGCAGCCAGTTAGTCAGGCGGCGTTACAGTACGTCCATTCGGCGCCTTAATCTCGTGACGACACAGACACCAACCTCCTGTCCTGCACCAAACGCTCGCAACAAGAGAAAGAAAGATCGTTCGTTCGTTTCCAACGAGATTGATCGGCCTGTCTAGTCTAGCCATCAATGTCGTCGCTCCACAGGTGCCTGCCGTGGCTGATCCTCCTCCTGGTGCTCCGCGACGGCGGCGGGGGGACGGCGGTGGCGGCTGCCGGGAAGGTGCCGGCGATCATCGTGTTCGGCGACTCCTCGGTGGACACGGGCAACAACAACTTCATCCCGACCATCGCGCGGAGCAACTTCTGGCCCTACGGGCTCGACTTCGCGGACGGCCACCCCACGGGCCGCTTCTCCAACGGCCGCCTCGCCACCGACTTCATCTCGGAGGCCTTCGGCCTGCCGGCCTCCATCCCGGCCTACCTCGACACCACGCTCACCATCGACGACCTCGCCGCGGGCGTCTCCTTCGCGTCCGCCTCCACCGGCCTCGACAACGCCACCGCCGGCATCCTGTCCGTGATCACCATGGCGGAGCAGCTCGAGTACTTCAAGGAGTACAAGCTGCGGCTGAAGCTGGCCAAGGGCGACGCGCGCGGCGAGGAGATCATCCGCGAGGCGCTCTACATCTGGAGCATCGGCACCAACGACTTCATCGAGAACTACTACAACCTGCCGGAGCGCCGGATGCAGTACACGGCGGCGGAGTACGAGGCGTACCTGCTGGGGCTCGCCGAGTCGTCCATCCGCGCCGTGCACGCGCTCGGCGGCAGGAAGATGGACTTCACGGGGCTCACGCCCATGGGCTGCCTCCCCGCCGAGCGCATGGGCAACCGCGGCGACCCCGGGCAGTGCAACGAGGAGTACAACGCCGTCGCCCGGAGCTTCAACGCCAAGCTGAAGCAGGCCGTCGTCCCCAAGCTCAACAAGGAGCTCCCCGGCCTCCACCTCGTCTACGCCGACACCTACGACGTCCTCGACGCCGTCGTCAGGAAGCCGGCCGACTACGGTACGTGCGCAGTACGCGTGGCCATGCATGCACAGCCGATCAACTCCGGCATGCATGGCCGTGGCCGAGCTCGCTTTTCTGAGTTGGTAGGATGCATTCATGCCCTGCGCTCAATCGTTTCGATTGATGGTGCACAGCACTGCACCACTGCAACGGGAAGCACGGCATGGGCGCCACATGCCGTGTCTCCTGTTGCATGCACCACCTCCAGTTGCACGCACAGTGCGTGGCATCATCATGCATTGAATTAACGTCCGTTCAGACTTTTGTTTCTCTCTCTGTACACATTCTTAGACTCTTAGTAGTAGTCCCTTTCACATTCCTGACTAGTTATGCAGTGACTTTACCTGTCCAAATTTATTCAatttctgatgatgatgatgatgatgatgatcttgcaGGTTTTGAGCACGCAGAGCGAGGGTGCTGCGGGACGGGGATGTTCGAGGCCGGCTACTTCTGCAGCCTGAGCACCTCGCTGCTATGTACGAACCCCAACAAGTACGTCTTCTTCGACGCCATCCATCCCACGGAGAGGATGTACAATATGCTTGCCGATAAAGTCATGAACACCacgcttcatgtatttctctgaatTTCAGTTCGGTTTTCTCGGTTGAGAAGACAATATATGGAGGGATGACCGTATATGTTGTGTGTGCGTGTTTATGCTCTATGAAAACGATACATCATGTTACACTGATCCATGGCGATCGACCATGTGTACATGTAGTACGCAATGGACTGTAAATGAAAGCTTTTGTtagttttgtactccctccgttcctaaatatttgtctttctaaagattttaacaagtgactacatacgaagcaaaatgagtgaacctacactctaaaatatgtctacatacatccgtatatcgtaaccatttgaaatgtctagaaagacaatatttgggaacggaggaagtataatgTTATTTTTTTTTTTGCAAGATAGTTTTATAATGTTATTTTAGACAGCTTTATAATATAAGATGATCCGAGGAAGATATGAGTTTATGTGCCGTGGACAAGAAAAAACAGTAGTCAAGTCCATATAAATATGGTAGTGAGTTTTTGGTGTGATGCTGCTGCTCACATCTTACTCCGTTCGGTGAAAAGTGTACATTTGGCTTtaaaatttgtccacaaaagagtctactttaaagtagaaaaaaataTTTCTCTCTtatcacacggtaatcaagaccaataacatTCTACGCATGATCTTCTTAATTTTTACATGTATTTAGCTCATTGGGGTTGGATAATTAAATAGGAGAAAGATGGTGGCTGGCACTTTTTCAATGTATTTTTTACTTCACTTCATAATTTATCTTAATTTTTTATATGTACATTTTTCACCGGACGGAGTATTTACCAAACAATTCTAAGACTTACTTAAAAAAAACAATTCTCAGACTTCAGCCTGGCTTTGGAATAACCGCAGCCTACCATTTTATCCCCAAGAAAAAAAAAATCGTAGTGAGTTGATGATTGCTGCCAAAAGCGTCTAGTTGAACTACTCAAACTTGAACCTGCAAGGTGTTCTCTTTCTTCCTTTTGGCAGAATCTCTACCGATAATGTTTTGTTCATACAAAAAATTCCACACACACTATTTATTTAGAGAAACAAGgtgtttcctttctttcttttggcAGTTTGTATTCTCTTTATAAACCTTTACTTCCAACAAATTTGCTCATATCAACAATTTCGCACACTGCCTAGACAAATTAGTAGTGCTATCATTATGGTCAATGAATTCTATTTATTCACAAAGATATTTTTGATTGCCAATAAATTTTGTTTATGAACATAGGACTTACATGTCTGCACAAGGATGTCACGTTTTTTTCTACATCTAGCATAGCATCAcctgcttagggcatctccaacagttgtgagataggtgttggtaaatttgccacctagaacatagtgatgatgtggcatgtattaAATGTGAagagagagcaaagttgtatgtagattaaccaacaaccttttcacaagctccaaggtgaaatagagagcaatcacatttattGTCTCACCATCTATTGGATAGCTTGAATACAATTCATTAgagtagttgtatgatagcttgttggttgatgacatagatattttaccaacaagactaacatacaacatattggagatgcccttaagcgTACCATCACCCCATTCACTCTGGGTAGTAGCAAAGTTAAGGAGGCCCTGAGCGTATATCTTCTAATGAGACTTAATGAAGTACCCTAGTTGTTAGGGACGACAGCTCGACTGCTCACGTACAAaagcaaaagaaagagaaagcTATCATCATTAAACTCCACTTGCCGGGCAGATAGGAATATCTAACCAACAATTTCAGGCCTTGCATTCAATAACCGCCTTCCAAATTCAGTTCAAGTTCAATACACAATATGCCAAGAGAGACAGGAAGCAACTATGTGGTACTACATGTTTTTCCTTCATCTGGACACAAGCTGAAGCTACTAAAAGTTGAAAAATACACACGTACCAAAGAGGTTAGGAGGACTCATATGTTGTCTACACATCAGCCATGCATGGAGATTTTGTAAAGGACAGCTTATTAT
It encodes:
- the LOC119301114 gene encoding GDSL esterase/lipase At2g04570-like; translated protein: MSSLHRCLPWLILLLVLRDGGGGTAVAAAGKVPAIIVFGDSSVDTGNNNFIPTIARSNFWPYGLDFADGHPTGRFSNGRLATDFISEAFGLPASIPAYLDTTLTIDDLAAGVSFASASTGLDNATAGILSVITMAEQLEYFKEYKLRLKLAKGDARGEEIIREALYIWSIGTNDFIENYYNLPERRMQYTAAEYEAYLLGLAESSIRAVHALGGRKMDFTGLTPMGCLPAERMGNRGDPGQCNEEYNAVARSFNAKLKQAVVPKLNKELPGLHLVYADTYDVLDAVVRKPADYGFEHAERGCCGTGMFEAGYFCSLSTSLLCTNPNKYVFFDAIHPTERMYNMLADKVMNTTLHVFL